The sequence TCAAGTGTATCGTGTGACAAGTTGGAACCATTATACTCCACATGGAGTAAGGGAGGGGGGGTTCAACATATGAGCTGAGATTATATTAGAACCAACGGAACGAGCGAATGGGCTTCGAACAAGTAGTAGGAGCGGTCGATCGTCCATGACTTCGAATGGTTCTCTCTAAAGGCTATTGGAGCGGGGCAAGACTGACGGATTTAGCGAATGGACCGAGTTTTGAGCGAGGTATGATTTACGCCGTTGGCGATCATCTGGCGAATACGAACAGAGTGCCTAAAGAGGGCGGTATATGCTTAAACCGCAAGTGAAACACGGAGACTGGGTCCCTGTGACTAAAGACTAAATGGCTCGCTGAGGCGGGCGGGGCCCAGTGGTACCCCGAAAGTGTCATGCGAGTCTGGATTCACGAGCCACGGCGAATTTTAGGCAATCGGGGGGCTGTTTTCTCGTAATTGGACTAAGAAATTGTATAATGTACATTATGTTTTTAGTGCTACGCGGGGACAGCATGGGACGGCAGGGAATATGTGCGGGGACAGGCCGGTTCACGTGGAAAGCTCCCCGCCGCTTGTGCAGCCGGGCCGGAGGCAATGGAAGAGTGGATTACCGGAAAATAAAAACGAAATTGACCCTGGATTGCCAGCGACTCATGGACTCATGGAGTGTGTGTGCGCCACGGCAGGGAACAGGGATACCGGCAACTCAGGACGACGGCAGACTCGGAGTGAGCAAGGCTGTCGAGAGCACAAGGGTGAGAGCGCAAGGGAACGAGTGTGTGACGGGTACCGTTACGGTGGGTGGAGTGGTGACGGATCCGCGGGTGGGAAAGAAGCGGGCGATTGGAGATTGGGTGTTGCTTCGTAGCGGCGTTGGGCACGCGGTAGATTTGGAGTGATGAAATTTGAATCAAATTCTAGAAGCGGTTAGCGCTGCTGGTAATTGAGAGAGGACCCGGGAGTATATACAGACCCGCCCCAGACCTGTCCCCACATCGTTCCCCCTCGCCACAATGTGCCTCTCCGAAGTCCTCGCCCGCCATGCTCACGAGCAGCCTGTTCTGGCTCGTCAACCAGCGTCTGCGCCCTCGTCGGCCTACTCTGATGAAGACTTGGAAGGATCGGTCGAGTCGGGTGCGTACTACCGCATGCCTCCATACATGCGCATATGTGCTTACTTACTTGTTTGTCCAGATGCCACCTCTACCTCGAGTGTGCCCGCCACTCCCGATGTGACCCAGCCCGCCTCCCCCTCGCGCCCCGCCCTGTCTCTGCTCATCACCCAGATGCGACCGAAATACGCGGTGAGGCCCAATGAGCGCCTTGCCGTCCTGCTCCCCAAGTCTCTCTGGAAACCAGACAACATGGCGGACGAGTGTGATATCTGGACTTGCACTACCCGATTCTCGCTGTTCGAGCGCAGACATGTAAGTCACAAGCCCCCTATGTCTAGTGGCGTGTGCTCACAAGTATATGCAGCATTGCCGCAAGTGTGGAGGTGTGTTTTGCCAAGCGTGCTCTTCCCAGCAGACGCTCTTGCTCGATACGACGGACCTTCCGTTCTTCTATCCTCCGGCTGATCTGTCGCTTGCCGACGGACCCCCAGGGCCGATGGTCAACTCGCGTGTGTGCGACGACTGCCATGCGCTCATCTACGGACGACCCACTCCCTCGTCCCTTGCCTCCCAATCCTCCACCACCGACCTCCCGGGTCTCTCCCACTCTATCAGCTCCGCATCTTCGTCGAGCGTTCCATTCCCCTCTCGCCCCTCCCTTTCCCGCACGAGCTCCAACTTGTCTTCCGAGCGTGCCCGTGTCCGCCGCAACAGCGCCCAGCAGCCgaggtcctcttcctcctctgtGCGCTCTGTCAACTTCAACTCCCACCCGGCCCACCGCCGCACCATTGTGCCCGAACCCCCAGCTCCGGCCGACCTCGGTGTGCTCGCG comes from Rhizoctonia solani chromosome 4, complete sequence and encodes:
- a CDS encoding Zinc finger, FYVE-type protein, with product MCLSEVLARHAHEQPVLARQPASAPSSAYSDEDLEGSVESDATSTSSVPATPDVTQPASPSRPALSLLITQMRPKYAVRPNERLAVLLPKSLWKPDNMADECDIWTCTTRFSLFERRHHCRKCGGVFCQACSSQQTLLLDTTDLPFFYPPADLSLADGPPGPMVNSRVCDDCHALIYGRPTPSSLASQSSTTDLPGLSHSISSASSSSVPFPSRPSLSRTSSNLSSERARVRRNSAQQPRSSSSSVRSVNFNSHPAHRRTIVPEPPAPADLGVLATYPLRQPSAQCKANGGGLWQPRQSRYDSRRSSPRRVLEEDDESEDEGPLPKQSRLRMYRAWD